From the genome of Desulfovibrio sp. JY:
GATCACGCCGTCTCCTTGGTGTAGGGCGTATTCTTGCGGTAGACGGTACCCTGGAAGGCGGCGATGGCCTCGTCGGCGTCGTTGCTGATGGTGACGGCGTAGGTGGCCATTTTGTTGCCGCAGGAAATTTCGCGGGCTTCGGCGTAGAGGGTCTTGCCGGTGCCGGGTTTGATGTAGGAGATGGTGGCGGAGACGGCCAGACACAGCTTGCCGTAGCTGTTGGAGGCGACGGCCAGGGCCAGGTCGGCCAGGGAGAAGATGGCGCCGCCGTGGGCGATGCCCGCGCCGTTTTTGAGGTTGTCGGTCAGGTCCATGGCCGCTTTCGCATAGCCGGGTTCGGCGTCAAGGAGTCGGATACCGAGGTGGGCGGCCAGGGCGTCACGTTCGACAAACCACTGCATATCCATGAAGAACTTCCTTTGTCATTTGGGAGAGTGTCGTGAAATTTCGGGATGGAACGCCAGGCGTGGTTGTTTGTCAAGCCGGGGGATTGCGGGTATACGGGGACGTCGCCGTTGCCGACGGGGGGGGTCAGGATGCCGAGGACCGTGTGTGCCTTCGTGCTTGCTTTTGCCATGCTGACAGGCGCGGTCGGCGTTTGTCCGGCCGCCCCGCCGAGTCCGGCCGATCTCATGCGTTCCATCGAAACGGCCCGCAAGGCCATTGCCGAAAACGAAAATATCCTGACTGCTTATGGCAACGAGTTGCGGACCCTGGCGGGCAATGACCCGGCCTCGGCCAAGCGTCGTGAGGAAATCCGCATCCTCAAGCAGTATTATGTCCATGCGATCGAAGACTACCGGGCCAAGATCACGGACGATTACCGCAAGATCCAGGAGTACAAGGCTCGTGGCGTCCAGTGAAAACCATTCCGTTTTCCCAAATAAAAACGCCTCGCGTTGCGAGGCGTTTCATTTCCTGTCGGTGGTGGGCGATCGGGGATTTGAACCCCGGACTTCCACCGTGTGAAGATGGCACTCTAACCGCTGAGTTAATCGCCCGTCGAAGAAAGTATGCTGACCGACCTGAATTGGCAAGACTTTTTTTGAGAATCGGGTAAAAAAGTCCTCGGGCGACGTGCCCAGGTAACGACAACACCTCATCATAAAAGGATAAAACATCGATGCGACTGCTCGTGACCGGCGGATG
Proteins encoded in this window:
- a CDS encoding hotdog fold thioesterase, with product MDMQWFVERDALAAHLGIRLLDAEPGYAKAAMDLTDNLKNGAGIAHGGAIFSLADLALAVASNSYGKLCLAVSATISYIKPGTGKTLYAEAREISCGNKMATYAVTISNDADEAIAAFQGTVYRKNTPYTKETA